A genomic segment from Aegilops tauschii subsp. strangulata cultivar AL8/78 chromosome 1, Aet v6.0, whole genome shotgun sequence encodes:
- the LOC120964361 gene encoding uncharacterized protein, with product MQQPALLATGGLDEYEYARLETLLMEGGSASAGAPRFNGTDYESWRFSMRLHLGAFHYRVWSIVETGLSSCVDEANPTAPELRNIHYNAQAMNAIYCALSDDQLYRIWHLDIAKEVWEALRVIHQDTPIIRELKVKQLREKMKFFAWRKNEHPISMYSRLMNLASEMKLHGCQEVTDSYVVRKILHAITPRSSTFVTIIRQRPNFEELTPLDVLHNFQVHDNMQELSRRGMRGYARAKVDTVTPSKPAREAGCSGEAPHFDGTHSLSWQRRMKFHLFSMHPLVWRAVETGFSCADEANEESNVHHSAGAICAFYRAMDDSPYNWISPYKSAKEIWDDLRKFSEAGSKSMLSSLRQIWTGSS from the exons ATGCAGCAGCCGGCCCTCCTCGCCACCG GGGGACTCGACGAGTACGAGTACGCGAGGTTGGAAACGCTCTTGATGGAGGGAGGGTCCGCCTCGGCAGGAGCACCTCGCTTCAATGGCACAGACTATGAGTCATGGCGGTTCAGTATGAGGCTCCACTTGGGGGCCTTTCACTATCGTGTGTGGAGCATTGTGGAAACCGGCCTCTCCTCTTGTGTGGATGAAGCGAACCCGACGGCTCCCGAGCTGAGGAACATCCACTACAACGCCCAGGCCATGAACGCCATCTACTGTGCCCTGAGTGATGACCAGCTCTACCGGATCTGGCACCTTGATATTGCTAAGGAGGTCTGGGAGGCTCTCCGGGTTATACACCAAGACACCCCAATCATCCGTGAGTTGAAGGTCAAACAGCTGAGGGAGAAGATGAAGTTTTTTGCGTGGAGGAAGAACGAGCACCCCATTAGCATGTATTCGAGGCTCATGAATCTGGCCAGTGAGATGAAGCTCCATGGATGCCAGGAGGTGACAGATTCTTATGTTGTGAGGAAGATTCTTCATGCCATCACACCAAGGAGCTCCACCTTTGTGACCATCATCCGTCAGAGGCCTAACTTTGAAGAACTCACCCCTTTGGATGTGCTCCATAATTTTCAAGTCCACGACAACATGCAAGAACTATCCAGAAGAGGCATGCGCGGGTACGCGAGGGCGAAGGTGGACACTGTCACGCCGAGCAAGCCCGCCCGCGAAGCCGGTTGCTCCGGAGAAGCGCCTCACTTCGATGGCACACACTCTCTATCGTGGCAGCGTAGGATGAAATTCCATTTGTTTAGCATGCACCCTCTTGTGTGGAGAGCTGTGGAAACTGGTTTCTCTTGTGCAGATGAAGCAAATGAAGAGAGTAATGTGCATCACAGTGCCGGAGCTATATGCGCCTTTTATCGTGCCATGGATGATAGTCCCTACAACTGGATTTCCCCATATAAGAGTGCCAAGGAGATTTGGGATGATCTCCGAAAATTTAGTGAAGCGGGTTCTAAGTCAATGCTCAGCTCACTGAGACAGATATGGACTGGTTCGTCTTAG